In Pedobacter sp. SL55, the following proteins share a genomic window:
- a CDS encoding helix-turn-helix transcriptional regulator, with translation MKKETGLVIKAIRLRLGYKQDYVAQKINISPSLLGHIENGRTDLDIRRLYQLAKVFGVLPRNLLELVIEIYESECAAGLDGAVKYINPPATREQESKSTKAKH, from the coding sequence ATGAAAAAAGAAACTGGATTAGTTATTAAAGCCATAAGGCTTCGCTTAGGCTATAAGCAAGATTATGTGGCACAAAAAATAAACATCAGCCCAAGTTTATTGGGGCACATAGAAAATGGCCGCACCGATTTAGATATCAGGCGGCTGTACCAATTAGCCAAGGTTTTTGGCGTACTGCCAAGAAACCTCTTAGAATTAGTGATAGAAATTTACGAAAGCGAATGCGCTGCAGGTTTAGATGGTGCGGTAAAATACATTAACCCCCCCGCAACAAGAGAGCAAGAGAGCAAGAGCACAAAAGCAAAGCATTAA